A genomic segment from Nicotiana sylvestris chromosome 1, ASM39365v2, whole genome shotgun sequence encodes:
- the LOC138873907 gene encoding uncharacterized protein, with the protein MKAQALADHLAENPVDDEYQPLSTYFPDEEVNSVEVISEDTNAWKMFFDEVVNVKDVRIGAILISPTGQHYSAIVRLRFFCTNNTAKYESYIMGMNMAIDQDVEELLTIADSDLIIRQAQGEWETRDVKLIPYRQHVKDLSKRFKSVEFRYIPRFHNELADALTTLVSMLPYPGNVHIDLVEIQIRERHGYCNAVEIEPDVHPWYHNIKRFL; encoded by the coding sequence atgaaagctcaAGCTTTAGCGGATCACTTAGCTGAAAatcctgttgatgatgaatatcagcctttgagtacttactttccggacgaggaagtaaattcagttgaggtaatctcagaagacaccaatgcttggaaaatgttctttgatgaaGTTGTGAATGTAAAAGATGTcagaattggggcaattttgatttcaccCACCGGTCAGCACTATTCGGCCATAGTCCGGCTTCGGTTTTTCTGCACGAACAACACTGCCAAGTATGAATCCTACATTATGggcatgaacatggcaatcgatcaagatgtggaagaattgttaaCCATAGCAGATTCAgacttgattatccgacaagctcagggtgaatgggaaactcgggatgttaAGCTTATTCCATACAGGCAACATGTGAAAGATCTTAGCAAGCGATTCAAGTCcgtcgagttcaggtacattcctcgatttcacaatgagttagccgaTGCACTAACTACTTTGGTCTCGATGCTTCCATATCCAGGAAATGTCCACATTGACCTAGTGGAAATCCAAATTCGAGAAAGACATGGTTATTGCAACGCAGTTGAAATAGAGCCTGATGTTCATCCATGGTATCATAATATCAAAAGATTCTTGTAA